The sequence below is a genomic window from Candidatus Fusobacterium pullicola.
TAATATTAAGAATACTAATTTAAATATAATAACTACTACTAAGTTAGATAATCTAAATAAGATAGACCAAGAAGTTGAAGCTAGTAAAAAAACTAGTAGTAGTTCTCTTTTGAAAACTCTTGATAAAGATATTATCCCTCAAATCAAATCTGCTTTACAAAACCATGGGTTAAGTATTCCTACTTGTAAAAATATCATGACTTTGGTTGAACAAGGCAGTATTGACCTAGCAAGAATAAAACTTGTCTTAATGACTGCCAAACTGAAAAAATGGGACGACGGAGCTGTATATCAAGCTTTAAGAGACAACTGGGAGATTAAATCAGATGTTGCTCCTACTACAGTTGCTCCTGAAGAGATGGAAGCTAAAATCAAATGGCTGAAATATTTTGGTGGGATTTATTCCGATAAAGAATTAAGAGCGGAATTTGAAAAATTAATTACTCCTATTCCTTTAGAAACTCTGAACAAAAATAAAAGCAAGTTGGCAAAAATGACTATCTTTGAATTTAGAAGTTGCTTAACTAATCTGAAAGGAGCATAAAAATGGCAATTAAAATATCTGTTGAAAATTATAAACAAATAACTCAACTTTGTGAAGAATTAAAAATTGATGTCAATAAATATAATTCCATTAAGGCAGAATTAGCTGGTAAATTAATACTTGATCTTGTAAAGCTTAAAATGTTTCATTCAGGGGATTTAGCTGCAGGAAGGATCTTAGCCCCTATTCCTCAAGATTACATGGAAGGGGGTAAATATGACTGTAGATAATAAAAAAATTGAAAAATTTTTATTTAATATTCAATTTAATAAAAGCTTCTTACTTGAAGCAAACGAATGGGAAAATAAATTTTTATTCAATATTTGTGAAAGTCATGGTATTACTAAAAAAGAATTAGCCTTGTTTATTTATGATTATAGACAATCTAACTCTAAGAAAATAACAAAAAGAAAAATAACTGGAAGAGTTTTAGATACTAAAACAGGAATAATTTATAAAAATGTCTTAGATTACTCTAAAAAAACTGGTATAAGCAAAAATAAAGCTTATGCAAATGTTCAAAAAAATACTAAAAGATTTAAATTGCTGGAGGTAAACGAATGAATAAAGTGGTACTAATAAAAGCCAATAAGGGAGGAGTAGGCAAGAGTTGGATAACTCTTCAATTGGCTCACAAAATGGTAATAGATGGAAAAAAGGTTATTATTATAACCTCAGATTCTCAAAATAACATATTAGATTTTAGTGGGAATGCTAGTCTTACTCCACTTGGGTTAGATGAATGGCTTAAAGGGGAGAATGGTGGCTTCACCGAACTAAGAAAAAATCTTTACTACATTCCATTTAACTCTACAATGTTAGAAGAAGAGTTGGAAGTAAAGTTTGAGAGCTTTATGAATGTTTTAAAATCAGAATTTGATTACATATTCATTGACTCTACTCCAGTTTTAAATTTAGATAAAAAATTTATTGAGTTGGCTGATGAGGTAGTTATCCCAACATTCCTCGACAATGTAACGATTGGGTCTATTGCTACTCTTATGGAGCAGATAGAGCCAAAAAATAAAGTCAAAGCTATAATTCCTAATAGGGCTGGAAGAAATAAAATTGAGAAAGAATATTATGAAAATTTAAAAGATACTGTTTCTCAAAATATTTTACTAACTGTACCTATCAGACAAAGTACCTTTATTTCTAAAGCTATTGATGATGGAAAAACTATATGGGAATACAGAGCAAAAAAGGCTAGAACTCTCCAAAAATTATTTTTACAAATTCTGGAGGTGTTGTAATGAGTAATAAAATGGCTGTATTTAATAAACTAAAAGCTACAATGCAAGAACTAGAATGGCATTCAACTTTTGATTTCGAGAGTTACGAAATCAATGCAGAAGATAAAGCCTTTATTGAGAAAAAAGAAGAACTTATCTCAAATAGTTTTAAAAAATACAGTTCTTCAAAATATGATATCTGTGTAGCTCTTATGGAAGTAAAAGTCAGACTTCAAAAGAGCGGAGAAGGTAGCTTTATGGCTTGGTATACTCACTTAGGATTTACAAAAGATAAAGTAAGTGAGCTCCTAAAAACTTATGAGTTGTACATCCAAGCCCCACACATGAAAGATTATATCAGCTCTCTCTCTGGAGTAGCTGTTAGATTACTTACTCATAAAGATGTTTCTCCTCTATTAGCACTAGATATAATGGAAAAAGGTGTAAAAAATATGGAAGATATAAAAGAGATAATTGAACTAGCTCTCTCTCCAGTAGAGAAAAAAGCTATTGAATATAAAAGCAGTATCTCTAAAAAATCTTTAGGAGCTATCAAAAGTATTGAAAAGCAGATTAAAAAATCATCTTCTCCTACTGAACTAAATTCAGCTAAAAAAGAAATTGAAGCTATGAAAAAATTATTATCTGACATGGAAGAAGATATACTTATTAGAGAGAAAGAATATGAAAATAAAAATAATTTGAAATTACCTACTTCTCCAGCTCCTATGATTGAAGTTCCTACTGTTGAAGAATTTAATAATGCTTCAGCATTTATTGATGAAAAAGGACATATATATTTTGTCCGTGGTGGAATAGGGAATAGTGAATTTAAAGTTTATTTTGCTAAAACCTTATCAGATTATAAAAATGATTTTAGAGTTCATGGGGTAAAATCTCCTTTACTTCCTTATAGAAAAACAAGAGGAGAGGCTTATGCTGATTTAATTTCTTATGCTAGAAATAAAAAAATGAAGCCTCTTAAGGAGGATAACTAGTATGATAGCAAGATTAAAAAAATTTTTAGGATATAAAATAAAATTTTATGGGAGATTTTAGAGGGAAGTTCCCTCTCCTCTCCCTTGGAGGAAGAAATGAAAAATAAACTAGAAAAATTAAGAAAACTTAGAAGTCTTGCAGAAGATACTAGCACTACTCTTTTTGAAAGAGAACTAGCTCATCAAAAATACGTTGAGTATAAAAATAAATATAGTCTAGATGATACTGAAATCGAAAGAGATTTTGTTTTTATAAAAGTATCTGACCAGCACGAATTAAAATTATTATATGCTATTGTAGATAGCTTTAATATAGAAATGTATCAATTAAAAAAACATTCTAAATTAAAAGTATATTTTTATGCAACTAAATCAGAATACCTTGCTATAAAAGATGAGTATGACTGGCATCGTTCAAAATTAATTCATATTTTAGAAGGGACTACTATTAAATATTTGCATTCTCAAGTCATAGTCCCAGTTGAAAATAAAAATTCTAATATAAAATATAATGAAGAATTTTTGAAAGCTTATCACGGAAATTCCTGGCTAGATAAAGAAAGGTATAAAAATAAATTAAAGCTTGAGAACTAATCTACTTTATTTTATGGGGGGAAATAGA
It includes:
- a CDS encoding ParA family protein, yielding MNKVVLIKANKGGVGKSWITLQLAHKMVIDGKKVIIITSDSQNNILDFSGNASLTPLGLDEWLKGENGGFTELRKNLYYIPFNSTMLEEELEVKFESFMNVLKSEFDYIFIDSTPVLNLDKKFIELADEVVIPTFLDNVTIGSIATLMEQIEPKNKVKAIIPNRAGRNKIEKEYYENLKDTVSQNILLTVPIRQSTFISKAIDDGKTIWEYRAKKARTLQKLFLQILEVL
- a CDS encoding DUF2786 domain-containing protein produces the protein MKNKLEKLRKLRSLAEDTSTTLFERELAHQKYVEYKNKYSLDDTEIERDFVFIKVSDQHELKLLYAIVDSFNIEMYQLKKHSKLKVYFYATKSEYLAIKDEYDWHRSKLIHILEGTTIKYLHSQVIVPVENKNSNIKYNEEFLKAYHGNSWLDKERYKNKLKLEN